One region of Baekduia soli genomic DNA includes:
- a CDS encoding ABC-F family ATP-binding cassette domain-containing protein — protein sequence MGCDGARPRNLVNLKDVDKGYGSRSVLRGVTLGVSAGDRIGIVGRNGDGKSTLLRLISGAEAPDAGAVTRSGDLDLALLRQGDELDEHRTIRQELVGGRADHEWAGDPRFREVLDGLLGGVDLRRFPQGLDTPIAPLSGGERRRIALAHLLLDGPELLLLDEPTNHLDIEGIDWLAHHLARRRGTMLVVTHDRWFLDAVCTATWEVADGAVHQYEGGYAAYVLARAERERQEAARDDRRRQLLRKELAWLRRGPPARTAKPKFRIEAANALIADEPEVRDRVELLRFATARLGDKVLDAEDVSVAYGGREVLHRVTWRLGPGDRVALVGVNGSGKTTLVRVLAGEVQPSAGEVTRGATVRLAHLSQDTAEVPGHLRVLEALEQVRGRATLGDGQEITAGLLCERFGFRGERARTLVRDLSGGERRRLQLMRLLMDEPNVLLLDEPTNDLDIDTLTALEDLLDGWPGTLVVVSHDRWFLERVCDDVHALDDDGRIRHLPGGVDQYVQLRHEAHARAAAAAAAAGGTPAGSAPARPAGAVLRTARKELARLERELERSAEREAALHEAMAEGATDHERLRGLTAELAELHARRDELETAWLEASAVLEA from the coding sequence ATGGGTTGCGATGGCGCCCGCCCCCGCAACCTCGTCAACCTCAAGGACGTCGACAAGGGCTACGGGAGCCGCTCGGTGCTGCGCGGCGTCACGCTCGGGGTCTCGGCGGGCGACCGCATCGGCATCGTCGGGCGCAACGGCGACGGCAAGTCGACGCTGCTGCGCCTGATCTCGGGTGCCGAGGCACCCGACGCCGGCGCCGTCACGCGCTCGGGCGACCTGGACCTCGCGCTCCTGCGCCAGGGCGACGAGCTCGACGAGCACCGCACGATCCGCCAGGAGCTCGTCGGCGGCCGCGCCGACCACGAGTGGGCCGGCGACCCGCGCTTCCGCGAGGTCCTCGACGGCCTGCTCGGCGGCGTGGACCTGCGCCGCTTCCCGCAGGGCCTGGACACGCCGATCGCTCCGCTGTCGGGCGGCGAGCGGCGCCGCATCGCGCTGGCCCACCTGCTGCTCGACGGGCCCGAGCTGCTGCTGCTCGACGAGCCGACCAACCACCTCGACATCGAGGGCATCGACTGGCTGGCCCACCACCTGGCGCGGCGGCGCGGGACGATGCTCGTGGTCACCCACGACCGCTGGTTCCTGGACGCCGTGTGCACCGCGACGTGGGAGGTCGCCGACGGCGCCGTGCACCAGTACGAGGGCGGGTACGCCGCCTACGTCCTGGCCCGCGCGGAGCGCGAGCGCCAGGAGGCGGCGCGCGACGACCGCCGCCGCCAGCTCCTGCGCAAGGAGCTGGCCTGGCTGCGCCGCGGCCCGCCGGCCCGCACCGCCAAGCCCAAGTTCCGCATCGAGGCCGCCAACGCGCTCATCGCCGACGAGCCCGAGGTGCGCGACCGCGTCGAGCTGCTGCGCTTCGCCACCGCGCGCCTGGGCGACAAGGTCCTCGACGCCGAGGACGTGTCGGTCGCCTACGGCGGCCGCGAGGTCCTGCACCGCGTCACCTGGCGCCTGGGCCCGGGCGACCGCGTCGCGCTCGTCGGCGTCAACGGCTCGGGCAAGACCACGCTCGTGCGCGTGCTGGCCGGCGAGGTGCAGCCCAGCGCGGGCGAGGTCACCCGCGGCGCGACCGTCCGCCTGGCCCACCTCTCCCAGGACACCGCCGAGGTCCCCGGCCACCTCCGCGTGCTGGAGGCTCTCGAGCAGGTGCGCGGCCGGGCGACGCTCGGCGACGGCCAGGAGATCACCGCGGGCCTGCTCTGCGAGCGCTTCGGCTTCCGCGGCGAGCGCGCCCGCACGCTCGTGCGCGACCTCTCCGGCGGCGAGCGCCGGCGCCTGCAGCTCATGCGCCTGCTCATGGACGAGCCCAACGTCCTGCTGCTCGACGAGCCCACCAACGACCTCGACATCGACACGCTCACCGCGCTGGAGGACCTCCTGGACGGCTGGCCCGGCACGCTCGTGGTCGTCAGCCACGACCGCTGGTTCCTCGAGCGCGTCTGCGACGACGTGCACGCGCTGGACGACGATGGGCGCATCCGCCACCTGCCCGGCGGCGTCGACCAATACGTTCAGCTGCGCCACGAGGCCCACGCGCGCGCCGCGGCCGCCGCCGCCGCGGCCGGCGGGACGCCCGCGGGCTCGGCGCCCGCGCGCCCGGCCGGCGCCGTCCTGCGCACCGCGCGCAAGGAGCTGGCGCGCCTGGAGCGCGAGCTGGAGCGCAGCGCGGAGCGCGAGGCCGCGCTGCACGAGGCGATGGCCGAAGGCGCGACCGACCACGAGCGCCTGCGCGGCCTCACGGCCGAGCTGGCCGAGCTGCACGCCCGGCGCGACGAGCTCGAGACGGCGTGGCTGGAGGCCTCGGCCGTGCTCGAGGCCTGA